The Meiothermus sp. QL-1 DNA window GTGGGACAGAAGGTGGAGGTCACGCTGGATGCCTTTAGCGGTGAGACCTTCGAGGGGGTGGTAACGGCCATTGCTCCGCAGGCCCAGATGCAGCAGAACATCGCCTTCTTCTACGTTACGGTGAGAATACCCAACCCCGAGCGCAAGCTGCGGCCCGGCATGACTGCTGAAGGTGAGATCATTGTCGAGGAGATACCCAATGCCCTGATCATTCCCAAGCGAGCGGTGCAGACGGTGCGTAACCGGGCCTATGTGGAGGTCCTCCAACCCGACGGAAGCCGGGAAACCGTGCGGGTGGTTTTGGGGCCTGACGACGGGGTGAATCAGGTGGTGCAGGAAGGCCTCCAGGTAGGACAGCGGGTGGTGTTGCCCAGCCGGAATACTACGCGCTCGAGCCAGCAGAGCCAAGGACAGGGCGGTCTGCGCCTGCCAATTGGGGTGGGGGCTCCGCCGGGAGGTGGCCGATGACGGTGGTGGCCCTCGAGCAGGTGCGCAAGGTCTACCGCAGTGGAGCCATCGAGTTTGAAGCCCTGAGAGGCGTTTCTTTGCAGATTCAGCAAGGTGAGATGGTGGCCCTGATGGGGCCTTCCGGATCGGGCAAGACCACTTTGATGCAAATCATCGGACTGCTTGACCGGCCCACCGAGGGGCGCTACGTCCTGGCAGGCCGCGATGTCACCACCCTTACCGAGAACGAACGGGCCGAGATGCGCAACCAGGAGATCGGCTTTGTCTTTCAGGCCTTCCACCTTTTGCCGCGCCTAAACGTGCTGGAAAACGTGGAGGTGCCCCTCACCTATGCGGGCTACAGCCCGAAGGAGCGGCGTGAACGAGCCATTGAGGTGCTGCAAAAGGTGGGTTTAGGGGATAAACTGCGCAACCTGCCTTCCCAGCTTTCAGGGGGGCAGAAGCAGCGGGTGGCCATTGCGAGGGCCCTGACTATGCGCCCCTCTATTCTTTTGGCCGATGAGCCTACTGGTAACCTGGACTCCAAGACCGCCGTGGAGGTTATGAGGCTATTCCAGGAGCTCAACGAGGAAGGCACCACCGTGGTTATAGTCACCCACGAGCCTGATATAGCCGAGTACGCTGGGCGCATCGTTCGCATTCGCGACGGAAAGGTTGAGTCTGATGTGCAAAATCCCCATCGCAGGCGCACGGTAGGAGGACTTGGCTAGATGAGCCCCTCACGGGTTTTTCCCATCCCTTCTCCCAAGGCTCGTTCCCGCCTGGCCGGCATGAACCCCCTGCAGGTTTTTTCCATCGCCTGGCGGGCCATTCTGGGTAACCCCTTGCGTTCTCTGCTCACCACCCTGGGCGTCATCATCGGGGTGGCAGCGGTGGTGGCCCTGACCATGGTGGGGCAGGGCTCTACAGCCAACATCACCCGCACCCTGCAGAGCCTGGGCACCAACCTCATCACCATCGGTAGCGCCACCGGGGGGCGGGGCCCTGGCTTTGGCCTGGTGCGGTCTGGCGGACCCCAGACCATTACTCTAAAGGATGCCGAGGCCATCCAGACAGCTTTTGCCGGGCGCATAGCAGGCATTGCTCCTGCCCTGCAAAGCAACCAGCAGGTGAAGGTGGGGGCCAGCAACCTAAACGCCACCGTTATCGGCACCTGGCCTGACTACGCCAGTGTGCGCAACGCCCAACCGGTCGAGGGGGCTTTTTTCACTGAGGCCGATTTGCAAGGCCGCCGGCGCGTGGCGGTGATCGGCTACGGTATCGCCCAGGACCTCTTTGGGGGGCAGGACCCCATCGGCCAGCGCCTGCGCGTAGCAGGCATCTCTTTTACGGTGGTAGGGGTGCTGCCCGATAAGGGCGATTCGGGCTTTGCCAATCCCAACTACCAGGTGATCATTCCGCTTTCCACTTATCTCCAGCGGCTTTCGCGCAGCAGCACGGGAGAGCCTCGGGTAAACGCCATTTATATCCAGGCTCCTGACAAAGATGTTCTGCCCCGGTTGCAGCAGGAGTTGACCGAATTCATGGCCCAGCGGCGCAAGGCAACCGATCCCAGTGAGTACGACTTTAGCGTGCAAAACCAGGCCGATGCACTGGCCTCGGTAAACCAGGTCACCCAGAGCATGACCCTCTTCCTAGGCGGGGTAGCTGGGATTAGCCTTTTGGTGGGTGGAATTGGCATCATGAATATCATGCTGGTTTCAGTGACCGAGCGCACCCGCGAGATCGGCATCCGCAAGGCTTTAGGAGCCAAGCCTCGCGATATTTTGACCCAGTTTTTGGTGGAATCGGTGGTGCTCTCGGTGGGTGGAGGCATTCTTGGAATACTGCTGGGATTGGCCATGGCCGGCAGTGTGGGGCAGCTTTTGCGGGTGACGCCAATTTTTGACCCCTTCAGCATGGTGCTGGCCTTTGTGTTCTCGGTAGCGGTGGGGGTTTTCTTTGGCTACTACCCGGCCTCGAGGGCGGCCCGCCTTGATCCGGTAGAATCGCTCAGGTACGAGTAGCCTGGTGTCATAGCCTCCTCAGGAAGGCCTACTTAAAATCTACACGAGCTCCATCCCTACCCTTCACAGCTTTGTGGCAGGCTACTACCATGTCCTCGCCTACCGATACACTGGATAGGGTGGCGCTGGTACTGGTGGTGGAAGACGAACCGGAGATCGCCGAAATCCTAGAGGGCTATCTGCGCCGGGAGGGTTTCCGCACCGACCGGGCCTCGGATGGGCGACAGGCCCTGAGCCTAATCCGGGCTGCCCGACCTGACTTGATCCTTCTAGACATCATGCTGCCAGAGATGGACGGTCTGGAGCTGCTCAGGCGCATCCGCAGCCAGGATAACACCCCGGTTATTTTGCTCACCGCCCGAGCCGAGGATCTGGATAAGCTGCTCGGTCTCGAGCTCGGTGCGGACGACTACGTGACCAAGCCCTTCAGCCCCCGTGAGGTGGTGGCTCGAGTCAAGGCCGTTTTGCGCCGGGTGGTGATGGCTGAGGCTCCCAAGGTCCTTTTGCGGGTGGGCCCCCTGGAGATCGACACCGAGAAGGTAGTGGCGCGCCTGGGCGCTACCCGCCTTGAGCTTACCCCCACCGAGTTCCGCTTGCTGGAGGTTCTGGCCCGCACGCCGGGCAAGGCCTTTACCCGAGCTGAGCTGCTAGAGGCGGCCATGCCTGAATCCAGTGCTTTAGAGCGGGTGGTGGACGTGCACCTCAAAAACCTACGCCGAAAACTGGAGGCTGCGGGGGGAGCTGGGCTTTTGGAGACCGTGCGGGGGGTGGGATATCGCCTTTGGGTAGATGTCTAAGGTTCCTGGCACTATGCGCTTCTTCCAGCGCTTAGAGGTTCGTTTAAGCCTGCTGATGGCCCTGGTGGCCGTTACCACCAGTCTGATCACCATCGCCCTCAACACCTATCAGCGCGAGCGCACCTTCCGTGAGCTGCCCCCCGAGGTGCGGGACTTTTTGCGCCGCAATGAGGGTCGCCCACCCAACCTGAGCCTTACCCCCGAGCTGAAGGAGATGCTCGCCGCAGGTCGGGAGCTTAGGGTTCAGATGCGGCCTTCCCCCGATCCCGCCAACCCCAACCCGGTCTTTTTCATCGCCCCACTAGACGATCCCACGGCCCTGCCGGTTCAGCTTCAGGCCCCTCCGCGCCCCCGCCGGCCCAGCCTAGAGGTCCGCTTGCAGCAGAATCTGCTAATCGCTGGTTTGGTGGCCGCGGTTTTGGGGGTTTTGGTGGCGCTAGTTTTTGCTCGCCGAATTGCCAGGCCCATCGAGGCCATCTCCGCCGCAGCCAACAGCCTGGCCCAGGGCGATCTTTCTGCTCGTATTCCCACCCCGCGGGGGGAGGACGAGGTGGCTCAGCTGGCCCGCAACTTCAACCACATGGCTGCCTCGCTGGAGCGGCTAGAGGCTGAGCGAAAGGCCATGATCGCCGACATTGCCCACGAGCTGCGCACACCCCTGGCGGTGATGCAGGGGCGGCTCGAGGCTATTCAAGACGGAATACTGCCCCTGGAGCAGTCTGAGGTGGACCGGCTACACTACCAAACCCGGCTTCTTTCCCGGCTGGTGGAGGACCTGCGCACCCTTTCCCTAGCCGACGCGGGGCGGCTCAACCTGGTGCTGCGGGAGTTGGATCTGGGTGAGCAGGTGCGGCGTCTTGTCGCGACTTTTCAGCCTGCTTTGGAAGCCAAGCGCATCACCCTGGAGTTCAAACTACCTTCCCAACCGGTGCTTGTTCAGGCCGATCCCGACCGGCTGGCCCAGGTGGTAGGCAATCTGCTCACCAACGCCTTGGCCCACACCCCTGAGGGGGGGCGGATTGAGCTGGAGGTGCAGGCTGAAGCAGCCCACGCCACCCTCCGGGTTCGTGACAGCGGCCCGGGAATTCCCGAGGAGGCCTTGGCCCGGGTTTTCGACCGTTTTTTCCGGGTGGAGGCTTCACGCTCCAGGGCCACCGGGGGCAGTGGCCTGGGGCTTTCCATCGTCAAGGCCCTGGTGGAGCTGCACGGAGGTTTGGTCGCGGCCCGGAACCACCCGGAGGGGGGGGCTCTGTTTGAGCTGCGGCTTCCCCTCAGGCCGGCGCGTTCCTCCTAAGGCAGAGCTCGGCCCGCAGCCCCTGGGGGTGGTTGGGCTGGAGTGAGAGTTGCCCTTCGTGAGCCTGGGCTACCCGGGCCACCACCGAGAGGCCCAGCCCATGCCCTGATGCCCGCACCCCCGGGGCTCGATAGAAGGGCTCGGCGGCCCGGGCCAGGGCCTCGGGGGGCATGCCGGGGCCTTGATCCCACACCCGTAGTAGAACGTAGCCGGGCCGATCTTCCAGCTCCACCCCCACGGGGCTGCCGGGGGCGTGCTTCCTGGCGTTGCTGAGCAGGTTTTCCAGGGCCTGCTCCAGCAGGATGGGGTCACCGGTGAGATGCAGGCTCTCGGGGCCCTGATAGGTGGCCCCCCAGCGTTCGGCCGCTTCGCGGGCCAGCCGGGCCAGGTCAAGGCCCACCTTCTGACCCTGCCCCTCGCGGGCCAGGGTCAGGAGGGACTCGCTGAGGTGGGCCATGCGCTCGACCTCCTCCCGCACGGCAGCCAGGGTTTCTTCCGCCGAGAGGAGCCCTTGCTTTTGCGCATCGAGCTGAAGCCGGATGGCGGTGAGCGGGGTGCGCAGCTCGTGGGCGGCGTGGCGGGTGAACTCGGCTTCGCGCTGGCGGAAAGCCGAGAGCCGTTCCATCATCTGGTTGAAGGTCTGGCTCAGATGGCGCAGCTCCCCGCTCCCTTCTTGGGGCACCCTGAGGCTCAGGTCGCCCGACTCGGCGATGCGACGGGTGGCCTGGAGGAGGTGCTGCAGGGGTCTTAGCGCGGGGCCGCTTAGAAGCCAGGCCGCCAGGGCCCCCAGGGCCGAGACCCAAAGCGCGGTGAAGAGCACCGTCTGGCGGTAACCGGCCAGGCTGCGCTGCACCTGGCTGGCCTCGAGGGCCCCCTGCACATAGACCCCGCTTTCCAGGTAGAGGCTCTTGTAGAGCCAGTTTTGCTCTAGCCGGGCCTGGGGCGCGTCGTCCAGAGGAATTTCCCCAGGGAAGTTGCCCCAGACCCTTACCACCTGCCCCTCCCGCACCAGCCGGGCGTAGGCCACGGTGCCCGGTGGGGCCGGATTCAGGAGCCTGCGCAGGGGTCGGCCCAGCAGGTAGGGGTAGCGCCCACCCTCCTCTGCCGGTTCAAAGTGGGGACCCGGTCGGGAATCGGCCTGGGCCGCCACCCGCCCCAGGTATGCATCCAGTTCGCGCTCCAAGCTGCCCATCTGCAGACGTTCGAAGCGCGCATACCCCAAAAAGCCCTGCACCAGAAGGGCCAGGGCGATGGCCGCGGCGATGAAGAGGGCCAGGCGCAGCCGCAGGCTCATGGCTCGATTCCCAGCCTATACCCCCCGGGCACGGTGCGCACCACCCGGGGGTCCAGCTTGCTGCGCAGGTGATGCACGCAGACCTTGACCACTCCAGTATCCGAGGCCTCCTCACCCCAGACCAGGTCGAGCAGCTCCTCCGGGCTGTAGACGCGCCCCGGGTAGAGGGCCAGCCGTTCCAACAGGGCATACTCCCTTGGGCTCAGCTCTACCAGTCGTCCTGCCCAGCGCACGCTGCGGCCTGCCAGGTCGAGCTCGAGGGGGCCGTGCTGCACCCGGCTTTGCTTCACCTCGCTCACCCGGCGCAGTAAAGCCCGCACCCGGGCCAGGAGCTCGGGCAGCTCAAAGGGCTTGACCACGTAGTCGTCCCCTCCTTCGTCCAGGCCTCGTACCCGGTCCTCCAGGGCATCGCGGGCGGTCATGAAGAGGATGGGCCCTTTGTAACCGGCCCCACGCGCCTCCTTGGCCAGGATGAAACCCCCGTCCTCCGACTCTGGCAGCCGCACGTCCAGGATTATCAGGTCGGGCTCGGCCTCGGCCAGCAGGGTTCGGGCGATGGCGAGGTCGGGGGCGTGGCGCACCTGATGTCCCTGGGCCTCTAGGAGCCTCAAGAGGGGACGAGCGATGTTGGGCTCGTCTTCGACCAGCAAAAGCCGCATCTCTACCAATCTGCATTCTATGGGTTATGGGGGGGTTACGGGGCCTTCGGTGGCTCATGAGAGGTCCTCTCAGCGAGTCGTAACTGCTGGGTAACCGCCTCGCCGCAGACTTCCTCTCGGGAAAGCAGAAGGCTTCCCAAAGGAGGAGATTATGAACAAGACGGTCAAAACCCTGTTGGTGGTATCGAGCCTGGCCCTGGTGGGCGCTTTTGCCCAGCAGACCCCGGCCCCCCAGCCGGCCCAGCCCACCCCGCGCACGGCGCAGGTGCCGCGGGGTATTCTGGGCAACCTGTACTACACCGCGGCCCAGTTCTTGGGGGTAACCCCCGCCGAACTGGCGGTGCTCTCAGGCGGCACCAAGACCCTGGGCCAGGTGGCCACCGACCTCGGCAAGACCCCCGCTGCGCTCGAGGCCGCCCTGGTGACGGCCCGCAACCAGGCCATTGACCAGGCGGTGCAGGCCGGGCGCCTCACCAGCGAGCAGGCCAACACCCTCAAGGCCACCAGCCAGGCTGTGGCCCGGGCGTTCGTGAACACGCCGGTGCAGTTCCGCTTCATGGGGGGTTGGAGGGACCACCGGGGGCGGGGCCGGTAGCCAAACGGCCCGTGGTGGTGAACCCACCACGGGCCCTTAATCTTCCTCATGCCAACCAGCGAAACCTTGAGAAGGAGGCCAAAATGGACGCAGACGATAAACCCATCGGACGGATCCTGAGCCGCCGCGAGGTCCTGGCCGCTCTGGGGCTGGGTGGGCTTTTGCAGGGGCAGAGGACCCCTGCCCAGGCAGGCTCGCCCGCCCTGCCCGCGTGCGTGGTGCGCCCAGCCCTGACTGAAGGGCCCTACTTTGTGGACGTGCGTCTCAACCGCTCGGACATCCGCTCCGACCCCAGCACCGGTCTGGTCAAGCCCGGGGTGCCCCTGAGCCTGCGCTTCGTGGTGAGCCGGGTTTCGGCGGCCGGCTGCGCTCCCTTGCCGGGTGCCATGGTGGACATCTGGCAGTGCGATGCTCAAGGGCTTTACTCCGGGGTGCTGGACCGCTACGGCGATACCCGGGGGGAGAGGTGGCTGCGCGGCTACCAGCTCACCGACGCCCAGGGAGCAGCCCAGTTCACCACCATCTACCCCGGATGGTATCCGGGCCGCACCGTGCATATCCACTTCAAAATTCGCTACCAGAACCGCGACTTCACCTCCCAGCTCTTCTTCGACGATGCCCTGAGCGACCGTATTTTTGCTAATCCGCCCTATGCCAAGGCAGGCACCCGCACCCGCAACGCCAACGACGCCATCTTCCGCAACGGGGGTCGGCAGCTCCTCCTCAACCTCGCTCCAGAGGGGGCAGGGTATGCCGCCACCTTTGATATCGGGCTCAATTTCTGAAAAGAAGACTCAAACCGGCCTTCCAGCCATCATGAAGCTGGCGGTCATGCCCCCATCCACCGGCAGAATGGCCCCGGTGATGAAGCTGGCCTTGTCCGAGGCCAGAAAGAGCACCGCCTCGGCCACCTCCTCAGGCCTTCCAAGCCTTCTTAGGGCGTGCAGGTCTTCCCAGTCCTGGCGGGTGAGCTCGGGGTGGGTGGACATCTGGATGGCCTCGAGCACCGCCTCGGTGGCGATGGCCCCGGGGGCCACCGCGTTGACCCGGATGTGAAGAGGGGCCAGGTCTAGCGCCAGCGAGCGGGTCAGGTTCACCAAACCGCCCTTGGAGGCGTTGTAGGCCGCGTTGTTCTGCTCGGCGAAAAGCCCCTGAACGCTGGCGATGTTGACGATTGCCCCCCCTCCGGCCTTGGCCATCTCTCGCGCCGCCAGGGCTGAGAGGTGCATGGGGGCGGTCAGGTTGACCTCCAGAGCCTGCCGCCAGTCCTCCAGCCCCACCCTGAGGGCCGAACCCGGGGGAGCGATGGCCGCGTTGTTGACCAGCACGTGCACCCCGCCCCATTGCTTTACCGCCTGCTCCACAAAGCGCTCGCGGTGGGCAGCCTGGGAGAGGTCTGCGTACACGAAGAGCGCCCCCAGCCGCTTGGCTATTTCCAGCCCCTCTGGGCGCACATCGCACAAGACCAGGAGGGCTTTTTCCCGCGCGAAGGCCTCGGCGATGGCCCGGCCAATGCCTCGAGCAGCCCCGGTAACAAGCACGACCTTGCCCTGAAACATGGCCCCATCCTAACCAGCCCGGCGCTTCCCAGGCCAAAGCAACAAGGGAGGCCCAAGCCTCCCCTGTTGGAAGGGAATGACCGCTACTTCTTGACAGCCTCTTTCAGGGCTTTGCCCGGCTTGAAGGCGGGGTACTTGGAGGCGGGGATCTTGATCTTTTGGGTGGTGCCGGGCTTCACCCCGGTGCGAGCCTTGCGGCTGCGCACCTCGAAGGTGCCGAAGCCGGTGAGCTGGACCTTGCTGCCGGACTTGAGAGCGTCCTCAATTTTGCTGATAAAAGCGTCCACCGCGGCCTTGGCGTCCTTCTTTTTGAGGCCCGCTGCCGCGGCTACTTGATCGATCAGGTCGGCTTTGGTCTTGGTCTTCTTCGCAGTCGCTTTCGCCATGTGTTACCTCCTCTCTTTTCCCTTCGGGACGAAGTCTATCACACCTCATCGCTCAATTGCAAGCGCCAGACCGAGAAGAAGAGCTTTTCTGTTAAAAACAGAAAGCCTAAACGGTGGGCCTCCGGTGGTATTCAGGGGGTAGAAGGGCGGTGACGGCGGCCTCGAGCCGCTCTGTGAGAGCCTCCAGGCTTTGGTGATCGGTCTTACCAGGGGCCACCGGGATGGGTTCGCCGAAAACCACGCGGATGGGCCGCCGCAGGCGGGGGCCCCTGCCCACCGGCCAGGCCTTGTCGCTGCCGATGATGGCGGCTGGAACGATGGTGGCCCCGGTGCGTAGGGCAATGGCGGCGGTGCCGGTCTTGAAAGGTTCGATAAAGCCGCTGCGACTGCGCCGGCCCTCGGGAAAGATACCAATCGCCAGCCCACTTTTGAGGGTGCGGATCGCAGCCTTGATGGCGCCTAGATCGCCTGTGCCCCGCGCCACCGGGATGACGTAAAGCCGCGGCAGCAGCCAGCGCAGAATGGGGTATCGGAAAAGGTCGTCGCGCGACATGTAGCTCACCACCCGCGGACAGGCCACCCCCATCACGATGGGGTCGAGAAAAGACATGTGGTTGGAGGCCAGGATTACCGGGCCTTCCTTGGGGATTTTCTCGGCCCCCTCCACCCGAAAGCCGAATAGCACCCGGAGGAGCGCCGTGGCCAGAAGCTTGGACAACCTGTAGACCGCCAAGCCGTGCGCATACATGGCACCCCATCATAAAAAATAGACGGTCTTTGGTGGCAGCCCCGACCGGCCTAAAGGAAGCCTCAAGGCCAGGGTTAAGCCCCGCTGATGCCCTACTCATGGCAAAGGGTTGGGCACCCCCTACCTTTAGACCCAGGAGGTTTTATGAAGCACCTTTTCACAGCTCTGGTCGCTTCGCTCCTGATAGCGCTGGCTACCCCGGTGGTGAGCCCGCAGGGCATCATCGTCAACCCAGTGCCCACCGACCTCAGGGTGCGCGTCTGGCTTGACCGCGACCCGGATGGGCTGGGGAGCGCCACCTACCACTTCGGCGAGAAGATCCGCATCTATGTCCAGGTCAACCAGGACGCCTACGTCTACCTCTTCAACATCAACGCCGGTGGTCAGATTGACCTGATCCTACCCAACCCCTACAGCCCCAACAACCACCTGCGCGCGGGCGAGACCCGGGTCTTTCCCGAGAACGGGGCCCGCTACGAGTTCACCATCGCCGGGCCGGCGGGGGTAGACCAGGTGCTGGCGGTGGCCAGCCGTACCCCGCTCTCGCTGGCCCAAATTGCCGATATCAGAAGTGGGCGGATGCGGGTGCAGGGGGCGGGCAACCTGGTCCGGGCCCTCTCGATTGCGGTAACACCCCTGCCCGACGGCGACTGGGTTAGCCACACGGTGCGCTACACCGTCCGGCCCCCCCATGCGGAGCCCAGGCCCCCGCTCTTCTACATCGCGCCCGCGCCAGGCTATGAGGTGGTGTGGGAGGAGCGCGAGGCCACCGGCTACCGGGTGGCCTACCGAGGGGGGGATGTGGAGCAGGTCTTCAGCCACTACCACCGCGATCTGCTGGCCAAAGGCTGGGTAAAGCTGAGCTTCAAGGCCAGGGGTGAGAAAAAGAGCATGGCCTACGAGGCCTTGTACCAGCGGGGTGGGGACCGGCTCGAGGTGACCGTAACCCCTAGGGGTGGGGAGCTGGTGGTGCGGCTGGGGTGGGGGAGGTAGGGCTTTCGGGCTATAATAGGCGTTGGTGCCGACCCACTTGAACGCCACCAGGCCGCTTCGCTTCGCCCGGGCCATCGTCGCAGCGGGCAAGTGAGCCCTGCCCCCAAGCACAGCCAGCGTCTGGCTGTGCTTTTTTGCTTGGAGGAGTCTATGGAGAAGCTGGAGGTCCACCCCGAGATTGCCAAGGCTGCCACCCTACCTGCCGAGTTCTACAAGGACCCTGCCCTCTACGAGGCCGCAAAAGAGCGGGTCTTTGCCCAAAGCTGGCAGTGGTTGGGCGATACCGACGACCTCAAGGCCCCGGGCAGCATAAAGCCCCTGGTGCTCCTCGAGGGCTGTCTGGACGAGCCCCTGCTCCTTACCCGCGACTTCGACGACCGTTTGCATCTTCTTTCCAACGTCTGCACCCACCGGGGGATGCTGGTGGCCGAGACCGCGGGCCAGGCCCGCTACCTGCGCTGCCGCTACCACGGGCGGCGCTTCGGTTTGGACGGCTGCTTCCAGGCCATGCCGGAGTTCGAGGGGGTGGAGGGGTTCCCAAGCCCCGAGGACGACCTGCCCAGGGTGGCCCTTGGCGTTTGGCGGGGCAAGTTCCTGTTTGCCAGCCTGAAGCCCAAGGTGCCCCTTGAAGAGGTGCTGCGGCCCATTGAGGAGCGCCTGGGCTGGTTGCCCCTGCAGGAGTTCTACTTTGAGCCCACCCGGGCCCGCGACTATCTGGTGCGGGCCCACTGGGCGCTTTACTGCGACAACTACCTGGAGGGGTTTCACATCCCCTACATTCACGCCTCGCTCAACAGCGCCATCGATTACAGCAGCTACACCACCGAAACCTACCGGTGGTGCAGCCTGCAGCTCGGGGTGGCCGCCCCCGGTGAGCCCGCCTTCGACCTGCCCAAAGACGCCCCCGACTACGGCCGACGCATCGCGGCCTACTACTACTGGGTCTTCCCCAACCTGATGCTCAACTTCTACCCCTGGGGCCTCTCGGTGAACCTGGTGCGCCCCCTGGGGCCAGAGCTCACCAAGGTGTCCTTCCTGCCCTATGTGTGGGACCCGAGCAAGCTGGAGGAGGGGGCCGGGGCAGCCTTGGACCGGGTGGAGCGCGAGGACGAGGTGGTGGTGGAGGCAGTGCAGAAGGGCATCAAATCCCGCCTTTACCGCCGGGGGCGCTTCAGCGTGAAGCGGGAGGCGGGGGTGCACCACTTCCATCGGCTGCTGGCCGAGGCCTTGGTAGGATAGGGGGGATGGACCGGACGGTGCCCCAGCTGCTGCGCTACAGCCTCCGCTATGCCGGCCAGCCGGCAGGGGAACAGTGCCTTACCCTGGAGCCCCGCCGGGGGGGGCTGAGGGTGGTGCTGGAGGCCCAGGTGGACCTGCCCCCGCCCAAAACCCGCCAGCGCTGGGAGAGCGAGCTCGATGCTTGGGGGCTGCCGCACTTCTACCGCGAGCGCGTAGAGGGCAGCGGGGCCAGGGTGATGGAGGTGGAGTTTTCCCACCAGGACGGGCTGGTGACGGTAAGCCAGGGCAAGGAGGCCTTTTCCATCCCCTACCTCACCGATATGCACGATCCCCTCTCGCTTTTGCTGGCGATAGGGTCGCTCGATCTCGAGGTGGGGGGGGTGCGGAAGTTCTGCCTGGTGGGGGGGCGGGCCTATGTGGAGCGCCTTCCCGACCAGCGCCTGGGCGAACGCCCCCTGAGGCTCTACCGCCTGCGCCCCGGCCTGAGCCTTTTGTACTACGACGAGGCCGGCTACCCGGTGCGGCTTACCCAGAAGGTGGGGGAGCACATCTTCGAGGCCGAGCTTCAGGAGGTGCAGTGCTCCCCGGCAAGCGCACAGCGGGGTAGGCGGGTGGCTCGCCGCCGGCGCAGGCGGTACACCTGAGCTGAGGCTTTTATGATTAGAACCGCCGAGGAAGTACGCCACCGCTTCAAAAACCGTCGCCCGACCGTGGACTATGGCGATGCGCTGGAGACCGTACGGCGCATTCTGCACCAGGTCGAACGCGAGGGCGACGCGGCCTTACAGCAACTGAGCCAGGAGATAGACGGGCATCCGGTGGAGGAGATCCCCAAGCGAGCCTGGCGCGAGGCCTACGAAAGCCTGGATGCAGATCTGCGGGATGCCCTTGAGACCGCCAAAGAGCGCATAGAGGCCTTTTACCGCCGGGAGCCCCTGGGTGGGTTTCTAGAGGCCGGCCCCGATGGGGTGCTGGGCCAGCTCGTGCGCCCTTTGGAGCGGGTGGGGGTGTACGTGCCGGGGGGCTCGGCCCCGCTGCTCTCCACCGTTTTGATGACCGCGGTCCCGGCCAAGGTGGCGGGGGTGGGCGAGATTGTGCTGGCCTCGCCCCCCAAAGTGCACCCTGGCATCCTGGCGGCGGCCTGGGTGGCCGGGGCCGACCGCCTTTTCGCCATGGGAGGAGCCCAGGCCATTGCTGCCCTGGCCTTTGGCACCGAGACGGTGCCCCGGGTGGACAAAATCGTGGGGCCGGGCAACCGCTATGTGGTGCTGGCCAAGCGCGAGGTCTACGGTACGGTGGGCATGGAGGGCCTGCCGGGGCCCACTGAGACCCTGATTATCGCCGATGCCTCCGCCGACCCCAAGCTCCTGGCGGCCGACCTGCTGGCCCAGGCTGAGCACGGCCCCGACTCCGAGGCCTGGCTGCTATCGGCCTACCGCGAGCTCTTGGAGCGGGTGGCCGAGGAGCTGGAGCGCCAGCTCGCCGAGCTTCCTCGGGCCGCCATAGCCCGCGAGGCCCTGGCCAGGAGCGGCCTGGTTTGGGTGCGCGACCTGGAGGAGGCCCTGGAGCTGGCCAACCTCTACGCGCCCGAGCACCTCTGCCTCTCCATCCACGACCCC harbors:
- the hisD gene encoding histidinol dehydrogenase, producing MIRTAEEVRHRFKNRRPTVDYGDALETVRRILHQVEREGDAALQQLSQEIDGHPVEEIPKRAWREAYESLDADLRDALETAKERIEAFYRREPLGGFLEAGPDGVLGQLVRPLERVGVYVPGGSAPLLSTVLMTAVPAKVAGVGEIVLASPPKVHPGILAAAWVAGADRLFAMGGAQAIAALAFGTETVPRVDKIVGPGNRYVVLAKREVYGTVGMEGLPGPTETLIIADASADPKLLAADLLAQAEHGPDSEAWLLSAYRELLERVAEELERQLAELPRAAIAREALARSGLVWVRDLEEALELANLYAPEHLCLSIHDPLAVLGRVQNAGGVFLGEHSCEALGDYIAGPSHVMPTSGTARFGGGLSLRDFLKVIPVVGLEQGAAARLAALGARMAREEGLEAHARALDRRSNRAP